A genome region from Ursus arctos isolate Adak ecotype North America unplaced genomic scaffold, UrsArc2.0 scaffold_18, whole genome shotgun sequence includes the following:
- the LOC113260359 gene encoding olfactory receptor 13C8 — protein MERTNDSALTEFVLVGLSAHPKLQTVFFVLVLWMYLMILLGNGVLISVIIYDSHLHTPMYFFLCNLSFVDICYTSSSVPLILDNFLTVRKRVSFSGCMLQMFLSFAMGATECVLLGMMALDRYVAICYPLRYPIIMSKNTYVPMAAGSWAIGLVDSVVQTSLAMQLLFCANNVINHFVCEILAILKLACADISINVIGMAGSNLIVLVIPLLVISISYIFIVTTILRIPSAEGKHKAFSTCSAHLTVVIIFYGTIFFMYAKPKSKNSVGADNQDIIEALISLFYGVMTPMLNPLIYSLRNKDVKAAMKNMLGRRNSDGI, from the coding sequence ATGGAAAGGACCAATGATTCTGCATTGACAGAATTTGTCCTTGTTGGGCTTTCTGCCCACCCAAAGCTCCAGACAGTTTTCTTTGTGCTAGTTTTGTGGATGTACCTGATGATCCTTCTGGGAAATGGAGTCCTTATCTCAGTAATCATCTATGATTCTCACTTGCACAcgcccatgtatttcttcctctgtaatCTTTCCTTCGTGGACATTTGTTACACAAGCTCCTCTGTCCCACTAATTCTTGACAACTTTCTAACAGTAAGGAAAAGGGTCTCCTTTTCTGGGTGCATGCTGCAAATGTTTCTCTCCTTTGCCATGGGGGCCACAGAGTGTGTGCTTCTAGGCATGATGGCACTTGACCGCTATGTAGCTATCTGCTACCCACTGAGATACCCTATCATCATGAGCAAAAATACCTACGTGCCCATGGCAGCTGGGTCCTGGGCCATTGGGCTTGTTGACTCAGTGGTGCAGACATCTCTCGCAATGCAGTTACTATTCTGTGCTAATAATGTCATTAACCATTTTGTCTGTGAAATTCTGGCTATACTAAAACTGGCCTGTGCCGATATTTCAATCAATGTGATTGGCATGGCAGGGTCAAATCTAATTGTTCTGGTTATTCCACTGCTGGTAATTTCTAtctcttacatttttattgtcaCCACTATTCTGAGGATCCCTTCCGCTGAAGGAAAACATAAGGCCTTCTCCACTTGCTCAGCCCACCTAACAGTAGTGATTATATTCTACGGAACCATCTTCTTCATGTACGCAAAGCCCAAATCTAAAAACTCTGTTGGTGCTGATAATCAAGACATCATTGAGGCCCTCATCTCTCTCTTCTATGGAGTAATGACTCCCATGCTCAATCCTCTCATCTACAGTCTGAGGAACAAGGATGTAAAGGCTGCTATGAAGAACATGCTGGGTAGAAGAAACTCTGATGGAATATGA